Below is a window of Dictyostelium discoideum AX4 chromosome 1 chromosome, whole genome shotgun sequence DNA.
GTGAatctgttttttttctttttcaaaaatttgaattttttttttttttttttagtttttgtttttttttgaaatcaatgaaacatagttttttttttttttttgagtggttgattaaaaaaagataaataggTACAGAAGATATTTATATACTTACTTtacttttaatataaataataaagaagaaaaaaatttaaaaaaaaaattaaaaaaaaaaaaaaaaaaatttttattcgAAGAATGGGATGGCATTTTAGAgagtttaaatttttttatttttattttttttttatttttttttattttttttcagttaATTTTGATGTTTAAACATTTAGACTTTGATTCACTGACAAAATGTGTGGTTAGCGGGGGGGTAAcaatttccaatttttaaacTTGTGAGATTATGAGGCGACCTTACAATGccagaatttaattttttttttctgttttataataaaaaaaaataaaaataaaaaacaataacaactggttaaaaaaaaaaaaaaaaaaaaaaaaattgttataggatttctttttttttttttttttttttttttttttttgtttagaaaaataaaattttaaatataatataatataatttaatttattttaaattaaaattaatgacgatgataataataaaattaaaataaatgaaattgataaaattgaagatTCATTTGGAATATCTAGCTTACTACTATCATTGATAGTACTACCTGTAGTTGTGGTAGGTGATAATTTTACAACTCTAACGAATAAGatttcaatatcttttgaaCCTGTGTTGATGATTTCAAAATCAGCATTTCTGCCAACTGAAATTGAGTTTGTGAATTGAATTGATGTGAAATTAAATGTAGCAGTATAATAAGTATTTGTAGTACCAACAGATACAGAAGAGGTGTTAGATACCACGTTATTGCTATCTTTATATCTAATTAACCATTGAGTAGATTGTAAATCTAAATAGGTTACTTTAATTTGaacatttgaaattgtaCCAAATGAAAAATCGTCATCTACAAAGAACGACATTGTATTATTACCAGTTACCAAATCAGTTTGTCTACCTTCATAAGAGATACCTAAATCAGTATTTCCACCATaaatattagttttttttacacTGCCATTCTTTGTGTATGCACCGCCCTTGATATCCCTTTGAAGTAAATTAGTCTCCAAATTCTTAATATAGGGCTTACCAGGCCAATTCAATGAGGTGTCGTAAATCCAGAACGTATCTTGTGCATTTCTGAGTGTCGCCCATGCATCGAATGCTGTTGTCGATTGCTTTCCTAATGAATAACGCATCCAATTGTAAAAATCGGGGTAGGTGCTTAGATAACTACTAGATGCCACTAAATATAGCCAATTTACACCCATTTGTAGTGCTTTCAAATTCGACATTTTCACAgcataataaatatttgatgATGCAACTGTAAAACCACAATCATTATAACACTCATTCTCAGTACCAATAACTCTATTTGGATTTGCTTGAAGTAACCATGACttgttaaattttaaatatccaCTAGTTGTATCAATCGTTACACCATATGCTGGAATTTCtgataaatgaaaattaaatatctCTGTAATACCATTTCTAATACCCATACCTTTTGAAACTGCATCTCTTGCTAATAAATTCTTTCCACTTGGCCAACTATCAACATCAAATGGATAATCTTCACCTGTATAAACTAATTTATAACTATATGGTCCAAATATATCAACTAAATCTTTCATTGCTTGTTGAAACCATGTATTAaatgacttttttttttttcaaaaaattaattaataaataattattatttttaaaagattcttAAAGTGTGTGTTAACTTACAGCATAAGAATAACCTGTTGAAGTTGAATAATTTCCAATTTCagtaaaatcaaattcacaCCAATTAAAAGCACCTGGTACataaatgaattttaatCTTGGATCAGCACGcatatttaaatctaaaaatatctttttttttttttttttttttttaattttttttgatttaaaattttaattagttttttttttttttttttttttggaaaatctctgttggatttttttataataaatagttACATGTGaatacatttttttaatttctcccCAAACACAAGAATTCCAAATTGGTAAATGAGCATCACCGTCATAATCTTGACCAATACTAGCGACATTACAAAATGATTGAATCCAAGTTGGTGCCCAATTTACACCAGAATTCCAAATTCTCATCCAAAATTGTTTAGTTGTTGAATTTTGAGAATTGAATGAACTAAATGTCATATCTTTTACAGAAGCACTTGTTGTAAAAGTGTAAACATCTTTTGATGGATTAATTTGTTTCCAAGCAATATCAAATACTCCTACATTGATATTAACATTTGCAGTTCTTTCCTCTGAAAAGAATCCAgaatttgttgttattgttgccCAATTTGGTACTGTCCAATCATCAcctgacttttttttttgaatttttttttaatttttaattattattaatattactattatttttattattattatgtttaaaataaaaatcttacTTTTAAATCAGGTCCACTAACTGTACCATTAATAAAAGGTATTGAAacaattgttaaaaaaataaaaataaaaataattgtcaaatatttcattttatttatttatttaaaaaagaaatataaaataaaaaaaaaaaaaaaaaaaaaaaaaaaattatttttctgAAAACcattggtttttttaaattaaaaaaaaaaaaataaaaataaaaattaaaaaaaaaataaaatagatatttgttttggaaaaaaaaaaaaaatcaaaaaaaatctggtttcaaatctttttttaattccataatttgtttaacaaaaaaatagaaatttttttttttttttttttttttattatttattattttagtttcCATTCaagtaattgattttattgaaaattattagtttttattaatattgaaaaatagTCTGAATTcccaaattaaaatttaataattacgaataaaaaagtatataaaaaaaaaaggaatgtcattctttttttttttccatttaattagtaatgatttattgttttgtttttttattatttttttttattttttatttttttatctttttttttttatctttttttttatctttttttttttatgtttttttttatctttttttttttttttattattataatttaatctAAACTTGCAACAGTTGTATTATTCCAAGAATTTGAAGTATAAACTTTTTTGGTAGCTTTCTTTGGTTTTTGTTGAGGACCAGATGCTTCAATAATATGTCTCTTTTGTAAACTTTGATATCTATCTTTAAGTGGATTATAATTATtctataatataaataaaaaaataatattattagtataaattatatatatatttttttttttttttttttttttttttttaaatatttacatttcttaaagttgataatgattttggtaattcatgagttaataaaattggttcAGAAGAATCagataatttatattttcctAAACGTCTTGgcatattatttaaagatttcttttcaacacgttttttatttaattcttttgcAACTTGTTCAGCTTCAACAACCTCTTGTAAAGTATCAAGAACTTCATCAACTTGTTTATTGAATTCTTTCTTTTGTAATGCTAATTTCTGTCTTTTCATTTCTTCAGCTCTtctaattcttttatttttctctAATTTTGTAATTCTTTCACCTGGTTTtccaacattattattatcaatattatcagtattattatcatcatcttcaatagtatcatctttttcatattcaatatattctggatttaaaactttatcaacATTTTCAACATATTCTAAAGCGATAATTTCTTTTGCTAATGCAACACCCAATGTATCTTGATGATCTTGATAGGATGGATTATAAGACATACCAGGTTCAGCGATTTCAAGACtatcaacttttttaataactgATGGATGATTTACCATTTTAGTATGTTTAATAACTCTATTCTCTAAAAGATTATTTGTAAcgaaatcattatttttatcaataattgttgttatctttttaaagtttttatttattttaattttcttttctatattttcattattattttcattactattattgttagtAGTGCTAGTGCTACCCCAAAgatcaattgattgattttttaattttgatttttgttttcttaaTGTTGTTTTTGCAGGTAATAaagatttttgtttttttaaatttgttaagtgtttttgaaatttcatttcaaCAGGTgctaataatttcttttcaactttttcatGTTTTGTACCTGTTGACATTGAATCAATATTTGGATTTGCTTGTAATATCTTTTCTGATTTTGTTAAATATTCTACACTCTTATTTGATGAACTTGTTGTAGAACCACCTTTTTTATCAAcgaaaaataattgattatcttttttttcactaACTGGTGCACCATATTTAATTCTATGTTGAACTTCTTTTTCCATAACTTCCATTGCAATTGTAGTTTGTTCAACTCTTGCtctttgtttttgattttttttatgtaccattttttttttttttattatatatttatatattaatatttatttatttatttatttattattatttacaaattggtGGTAtctttcgtttttttttttttttgatttttttaaaaataaaaataaaaaaaaaaaaaaaaattttgtcgttttttttttttttgaattattttatttttattttttatttttattttttatttttattttaaaagtttatttgaGGTGATCAAAACAAAAgtagaaaatgaaataacaataataaaaaaaaaaaaaaataaataaaaataaaaatatatttttgaaaataaaataaaataaaaaaatggggttttttttttttttttttatttttttttttttaatattataagaataaaaacacacacacaataaacaaatgatatattaaataattgtaatagtaataaaaataataataaaaataataataaaaataataatagtaatagcataataatgaacaataaatattattcaatagttttaatgatatttataattttattaaaagtatattttttttatattgaaaatatatattttttatgatttctaatttctaatttctaatattttttttttattacccattattttttttttttttttttcacagataaaatttaacaaaagtTATACAACACATTATAATGTTAAAACAATATTAAGATATGCAGATAATCATGAAGATACATTTCTATGGGCAAGTAATCAAACTGCATGGGATAGAGATTGGAAGAATAAAATTGGTATTGTTTCAGTTGATACATGTCCATTTGTAAAATCAGTACTGATTCCAAAAGAGAATACATTCTATTGTGTATTACCTTACAATGATTTAGACCAATTTGGTAGAAAAGCAAATGCATATCAAATTCCATGGGCCACATCCTCAGATCCTGATGaatattcaatattaaagAATCGATGGATTAAAGTATCCCATAAGGATGCGATGGCATTCTGCCAATATGAAGACGTGGGTCCTCAATACGATGATGATTTCTCCTATGTTTTCGGTACAAGTCATAGTTTACCAGAGTCTCAATATGGTGGTTTAGCAATTTCACCACATGTAGCTCAATTCCTAGGTATCTATGAAAGATTTAAACCAGTTGCAAaaattgaagaagatgaCGACAATTCCTCAATGTTTTCAAATAGTTTTTATTCATTCCGTTTTAATGATATTACAATGTCaccaattataaattcaacatcatcatcatcaaattcatcatcatcatcaaattcatcattatcatcagaaTCATTATCAGAATCAAATTCTCATGAtatatcaaatgaaaataataaagttagtaattcaaataataatggaccaataattgaaataCCAAAATATGATCCACAAACAGTTTTAGATTTTGAAAGTAGTACATTAACAGTGTTTTCAACTACATCTACTTTGAAAAAggatgataatgatgttaGATGTACTTGGCAATTTATGGATGATAAGGATGTACCTGATGGTCCTTGGAAAAAGATTGTAACTACCTCTCAAAGTgatagaattttaaaaagttttattcgtcataatgaaaaagatatCGTTGGTGAAGCGTTAGATAAACCTCCTTCAATTTCATCTtcataaatttcaaattgcGTGGGCGTGTAtgtgtatatataaataaatagaaaattctttttttttttttttttttttttttaatatattttttttattaaaatacaaataaataaataaataaataaataaataaataaatatggcttttttcttttactttttctttttctttttttttaaattttaaatttaatcctGTTTATCGAAAAAATCACCTCTTTCACCTTTAATGgcagaaattaaaaatactaCTGCACTTATATCCATTACCATAGCTGCTAACATGGTTGGTACTAAAAAGTAACATAATACACTAAGTCCTGCCATTAATGCTGCTGCGACATAATATTGATGAAAAATTGCTTTTAATGGTCCTAAAAATGAAAGTGGGTATAATAATGGATATaaaacaccaccaacacaacttcatatttttatttttatttttatttttatttttatttttatttttatttttatttttatttttatttttatttttaaaataagtatttattaataaatttaaaattttcaaaatataaatataaatataaatcttaataataataaaaatataattacatTGAATAGATTGCTATATATCTTCTTTCATACCAAATACCCATAATTCCACCTGCAATTAAACACCAACATGCAGCCATTCCAATCATTGCTGCCCAATTACCAAGTTTAAATTTTCccatatttttatattacttttttttatttcctatttatatatttttcaagaaaatactgtttttttttttttattttataacttttgaaaaaaaaaaataaaaaaaaaaaaaaaaattaaaaaaaaaaataaaaaaaaaaaaataaaaaaataaaatattttttaaaaaatctttttgacACTCCGCTTTTTGTGTGAAAATTGGTTAGTTTTAAAACTAACTTTCACacatttattgatttaatgtTAATGTTGAGgagatttatttattaattaattttttttttaaattttttttttttttattataatctaATTAAATTACTGATTGgagtattatttaaatttaatatagtttacaatgaattattaaattaaaataatattttctaaaatattaaatttagacaaaagtaatattattttcacaaaTTTGTCTTTTccaaaagttttttatttttttttttaataaatttaaaaaattaattaatattttaatttaaaaaaaatataaaattatgaaaaaaaaaaaaaaaacacaaaaaaaaaaaaaaaatataaaaaagaaattttttttttttattcattttttttttttttctattcatCAACTATACACATATCAAAgagagaattaaaaaaaaacatacacaaataattaaaaaaaatgacagtTTATTTAACAAGACATGGTTTAAGAGAGGATTggattaataaattatggAGATCTACAGCATTAAGACCATCAGATCCACCTTTATCGGCACGTGGATTTCATATAGCTAAAGAGTTGGGTATTTTCAGTAAAACTTTAGGATTAAAACATATTATATCATCACCAATGGAGAGATGTATTCAAACAAGTACAGCAATAGCTGA
It encodes the following:
- the cybA gene encoding flavocytochrome b small subunit; the protein is MGKFKLGNWAAMIGMAACWCLIAGGIMGIWYERRYIAIYSICVGGVLYPLLYPLSFLGPLKAIFHQYYVAAALMAGLSVLCYFLVPTMLAAMVMDISAVVFLISAIKGERGDFFDKQD